DNA from Actinomyces sp. oral taxon 897:
CACCTACGTCGGGTCACTCTCCATCTTCGCCACCTATCAGGCCGACGTCCAGCAGGTGCCGTTGGATGCTGACGGCGTCATCCCGGAGGCCCTGGAAGAGACCATGCTCCGCCTGGAGCGCGAGGGGCGCCGCGTCAAGTTCTTCTACTGCCTCCCCAACTTCCACAATCCCGCTGGAGTCACTCTTTCCGAGGAGCGTCGCCCTCAGGTCATTGAGATCTGCCGACGCCACCACGTCCTCATTGTTGAGGACAACCCTTACGGTCTGCTTGGTTTTAAGGGGCAGACATCCACCGCCCTCAAGACACTCGCTCCCGACGACGTCGTCTACCTCGGCTCCTTCTCCAAGATCTTCGCCCCCGGCTACCGAGTCGGCTGGGCGGTGGCACCTCCTGCCGTCCGTGAGAAGATGAAGCTCGCCTCAGAGGCCGCTATCCTCTGCCCCTCCTCCATGGGCCAGTACTCGGTGGCCATGTACCTGGAGAGCTTTGACTGGAAGCGGCAGATTGCGGAGTTCCGTAATATGTACTGTGAGCGTCGCGACACCATGATCGCTGCCCTCCATGAGTTTCTTCCTATGTGC
Protein-coding regions in this window:
- a CDS encoding aminotransferase-like domain-containing protein, with the translated sequence MPNLKDLPLDELAQATYDMIRKDGGKALQYGNGQGLPSLREKIPEVMALEGIDADPEDIIITTGSQQAVDIITELFIDPGDVILAEAPTYVGSLSIFATYQADVQQVPLDADGVIPEALEETMLRLEREGRRVKFFYCLPNFHNPAGVTLSEERRPQVIEICRRHHVLIVEDNPYGLLGFKGQTSTALKTLAPDDVVYLGSFSKIFAPGYRVGWAVAPPAVREKMKLASEAAILCPSSMGQYSVAMYLESFDWKRQIAEFRNMYCERRDTMIAALHEFLPMCSWNVPEGGFYTWVRLPEGLDAKKMLPRAVTNLVAYVSGTAFYAGGQAGRDHMRLSFCYPEPADIRLGVQRLSEVITRDLELVRIFGPISSRNGDADAVVGPAPDQI